From Lujinxingia vulgaris, a single genomic window includes:
- a CDS encoding acetolactate decarboxylase, with product MNQLKILICLLLLAITACDKESSETEASQTSPATEESSVDNAEEPQAPEEPAAEAPAWAKLQLHGAMQRVNLDKDLSATVKVADALSEMNHGVGAVGGLLGEVTVMDEHIYVARSGGDEVGFDHYENAEALGDLDATLLFGAKVDEWQELALEEGTDRDTLVAKLEGWREANAPGQPVPFRVVDPAANVDWHVVDATRFPEGGAANCEERKELSHKFNHSGVEVTLIGIYTTDHTGVVVDHTTPMHAHVILSAGPSGHLDSFTLSEGARLMVPATP from the coding sequence ATGAACCAACTCAAGATCCTGATCTGCCTGCTCCTCCTCGCCATCACCGCCTGCGACAAGGAGAGCAGCGAGACCGAAGCCTCTCAGACCTCCCCGGCCACCGAGGAGAGCAGCGTGGATAACGCCGAAGAACCCCAAGCTCCCGAAGAGCCCGCCGCGGAGGCGCCCGCCTGGGCGAAACTTCAACTCCATGGCGCGATGCAACGGGTGAACCTCGACAAAGACCTCAGCGCCACGGTCAAAGTTGCCGACGCCCTGTCCGAAATGAACCACGGGGTCGGCGCCGTCGGGGGGCTGCTCGGCGAGGTCACGGTGATGGATGAGCACATCTACGTGGCCCGTTCGGGTGGCGACGAGGTGGGTTTTGACCATTATGAAAACGCCGAAGCTCTGGGCGATCTCGACGCCACGCTGCTCTTCGGCGCAAAGGTCGATGAATGGCAGGAGCTGGCGCTGGAGGAAGGCACCGACCGCGATACCCTTGTTGCAAAGCTGGAGGGCTGGCGTGAAGCCAACGCGCCGGGCCAGCCGGTCCCCTTCCGCGTGGTCGACCCGGCGGCCAACGTCGACTGGCACGTTGTCGACGCCACCCGCTTCCCCGAGGGTGGCGCCGCGAACTGCGAAGAACGCAAAGAGCTGAGCCACAAGTTCAATCACAGCGGCGTGGAGGTCACCCTCATCGGCATCTACACCACCGACCACACCGGCGTGGTCGTCGACCACACAACCCCGATGCACGCTCACGTCATCCTGAGCGCCGGCCCCAGCGGGCACCTCGATAGCTTCACCCTTTCGGAAGGCGCGCGCCTGATGGTCCCGGCCACGCCCTGA
- a CDS encoding GTPase: protein MTLREELTEQVVRIEEMLEKVPEPMARKLREHLGELRELLLEQRPPRFVLVGRRGAGKSSLVNAIFGEPVAEVGHEKATTARGTWWSYEGGLGTLEMLDTRGLQEGSAPEEASADEDAQQSIARAIEEKAPDALLFLIKAKEIDAAVDGDLDGLEVVSQQVRERYGYRVPLVAVITHCDELEPKNVNLHAPDDEDADELQEKLARVRRVEQDLAQKIRGRTALRDQLVGVHGVSAYQSWRRDGTRRADERWRVEELLDFLLDELPEQARVEFVRLSQVRGLQHRMADRLTTVVSGITAGVALTPLPLADIGPITSLQVSLVVGIGYVAGRRMELRTAGEFLGALGANVGAAMALREVARGLVKVMPGFGSVVSAAVAFAGTRGVGRASAAYFIDGVSTEQAKELFKKARRDARAEYEREHEE from the coding sequence ATGACGTTGCGCGAAGAGCTCACCGAGCAGGTTGTGCGCATTGAGGAGATGCTCGAAAAGGTGCCCGAGCCGATGGCGCGTAAGTTACGCGAGCACCTGGGGGAGCTGCGCGAACTTTTGTTAGAGCAACGCCCCCCGCGATTTGTGCTGGTGGGTCGACGCGGCGCCGGGAAGTCCTCGCTGGTCAACGCGATCTTCGGCGAGCCCGTCGCCGAGGTGGGCCACGAGAAGGCCACCACCGCCCGGGGCACCTGGTGGAGCTATGAGGGGGGCCTGGGCACCCTGGAGATGCTCGATACCCGCGGCCTGCAGGAGGGCAGCGCCCCGGAGGAGGCCAGCGCCGATGAGGACGCGCAGCAGAGCATCGCCCGTGCCATTGAAGAGAAGGCCCCCGACGCGCTGCTCTTTCTGATCAAAGCCAAGGAGATCGACGCCGCCGTCGACGGTGACCTCGACGGGCTGGAGGTGGTCAGCCAGCAGGTGCGCGAGCGCTATGGCTACCGCGTGCCCCTGGTGGCCGTGATCACCCACTGCGACGAGCTGGAGCCCAAGAACGTCAACCTCCACGCACCCGACGACGAGGATGCCGACGAGCTCCAGGAGAAGCTCGCCCGGGTGCGGCGCGTTGAGCAGGACCTGGCGCAGAAGATCCGCGGGCGCACCGCGTTGCGGGACCAGCTGGTGGGCGTGCACGGCGTCTCCGCCTACCAGTCCTGGCGGCGCGACGGCACTCGCCGCGCCGACGAGCGCTGGCGAGTTGAGGAGTTACTTGATTTTTTACTCGATGAGCTGCCCGAGCAGGCCCGGGTGGAGTTCGTGCGGCTCAGTCAGGTTCGAGGGTTACAGCACCGCATGGCGGATCGTCTGACCACGGTGGTCTCCGGGATCACCGCCGGGGTCGCGCTCACGCCGCTGCCTCTTGCGGATATCGGGCCCATCACCTCGCTGCAGGTCAGCCTGGTGGTGGGCATCGGCTATGTGGCCGGCCGCCGCATGGAGCTGCGCACGGCGGGGGAGTTTCTCGGTGCGCTGGGCGCAAACGTGGGCGCCGCGATGGCCCTTCGTGAGGTTGCGCGGGGGCTGGTCAAAGTCATGCCTGGCTTTGGCAGCGTGGTCTCGGCGGCAGTGGCTTTTGCCGGCACCCGCGGAGTGGGTCGAGCCTCGGCGGCATACTTTATCGACGGGGTGAGCACCGAGCAGGCAAAAGAGCTCTTTAAAAAGGCGCGCCGCGACGCCCGCGCCGAGTACGAACGCGAGCACGAGGAGTAA
- a CDS encoding outer membrane beta-barrel protein, with the protein MMMKTAVHSVLLALFVVLVLANPAAAQQQNPFTNGTVAESKRLGSAFRTGRWNTGIDASFARTSASNELPSGQVASDATLFLRVDGSVGVMVVKRLEVGANIGLLVRRLNRDEEAAATETALTIQPMARYHLPMTDRFSTHVHVSLGPYFGGSTREITIVEGDQQRRAEERTRTLGLITSTGLGVGYRVSEGLQVRFGVDLTWLWGRERLSTSDTSLSVTTTHIGTSAGLRYFF; encoded by the coding sequence ATGATGATGAAAACCGCCGTTCACAGCGTTTTACTGGCCCTTTTTGTTGTCCTGGTTTTGGCAAACCCTGCTGCTGCTCAGCAGCAAAACCCCTTCACCAATGGCACTGTGGCCGAGAGTAAACGTCTGGGATCAGCGTTTCGCACCGGTCGCTGGAACACGGGCATCGACGCGAGTTTTGCGCGAACCAGCGCATCGAATGAGCTCCCCTCAGGTCAGGTCGCGAGCGACGCGACCCTTTTTCTGCGGGTCGATGGCTCAGTCGGCGTGATGGTGGTCAAACGCCTGGAGGTCGGCGCGAATATCGGCCTGCTGGTCCGTCGGCTAAACCGCGACGAAGAAGCCGCGGCCACCGAGACGGCGCTCACCATCCAACCGATGGCGCGCTACCACCTCCCGATGACCGACCGCTTCTCCACCCATGTGCACGTCTCGCTGGGCCCCTACTTCGGGGGCAGCACCCGGGAGATCACCATCGTTGAGGGCGATCAGCAGCGCCGCGCTGAAGAGCGCACCCGCACCCTGGGGCTAATTACCTCCACCGGGCTCGGCGTGGGCTACCGCGTCTCCGAAGGCTTGCAGGTGCGTTTCGGGGTGGACCTGACCTGGCTGTGGGGCCGCGAGCGCCTCTCGACGAGCGACACGTCCCTGAGCGTGACCACCACTCACATCGGTACCAGCGCCGGGCTTCGTTACTTCTTCTAG